acctctacaCCAGGAACAACTGCAGCATCTTAATAACTTTATTATCTGTATTCTGACAGTGAAGGAGACGTCTGCTGCCTgcatgactgttgttttatctGCCAGTAATTAGTTGTAAATTATTAactttatatttaaaacaaacatgtttctctAGTTTTTGTAGCAGAATTAGAGCAGAGACGGCTGCTGgttcatttaaatacagttatgCAGAGTTCACGtcatgatggagggatgatgaagatgataaatatatttgagtGAAGGTTAAAATACTGAGCTCTGACTATATGAcatcatatttaaatataatcaaTGTTTGGCCGACGTGAGACGTTCATGTTTGTTGGATTTTCAGGCGTTTCTCTGTTTATGAAGCTTCTTagtcataattatgactcaCATGTTAAGCTGaagttgttttattattttagacTCGACTAATCTTTTAAAACCAGCTTTTATTTCAAGGTTTCTACAGAAGAAGCTGCATGTGAGGAAACGTTTCTCAGTGCTGCCTCTGAGGACGTGAACGCTCGCTGCATGTCTCTGCAGACGTGACGTGTGATGAAGAGATGAAACTAAAAACCTGCTGCGTTAGTTTGAGCTGCTTTCTGCttgtaaaaaaatatcttaaaactaGTGTTTGTGGTCAGACTCGCTGCAGCCGTACAGACGTCAGAAGCCGCCGTCAGTctgcatgtttttaattcatttcctgtgtttttttgctcCTGCAGGGTCCGATGAAGAAAGGTCTGTCCCGCGTCGACAAACAGATGCGTAGATTCGCCGACATCCGCCGCCTGACGAAGACGGGTCACGCTGTCAAAATCAGCGTGGAAGGCAACCGGATGCCgctctgatttttaaaaaaaaaacctccgtAGGATTTAttcactttactttttttttttttcttctttttaaatgtttgttccCCTGCTCTCCCCCCAGGTCTCCACTTCCGCCTCCTCGCTGAAGTCGGGGCTGAAGTCACACAGCTTTTGACTTTATGTCAGAATGTGAATAATCTGCTGCAAACTGTCTGAAAAATTACAGGAAAGTCATCTGATCTGTGAGCAGAAATAAATCAGCTTCACTCTGAAAGGATCCCTGGAATAAATGTCTGCTGACAGAACTTCATCTCTAAACCAACTAGAGTTCAAACTGAAGCCTTAAAGTGTTTTTCAGCCTTTGATTCTCATAATTGTGACTGTTGATCAGGTTAACGTTGCAGCACGAAACCTCCTAAAGCTTTACAATAAACTTCAGATCATGTCAGAGATGAACTGTTAGCTGTTGTTGCTAACTGAAGCTAATCAAACAGCTGCAAAGATCCACCGCAGCAGAAGTTAATATGTTTCAAAATGTCCTGAAAGTCTTTGATGACTGCAGGAGTTACAATCAGCTGATTTTTAAATGAGTTGCTTACGCAGCTTCCATCAATCATTAGTGAGCAGGTGACGATGACATCACAGCGTTGCCATGGAAACGAACGGACTAAGGAGGTTGGTTTAGAGATGAACTTGACGCAGCTGATCCGAGGATGGTTTTCGGTGTTTAAATACTGTTTCAATAGTTCCTTCAGTCCGACTCAAGAACAAAACCTTCCCTGGTGCCCACTTTGTCTCTGAATGTGAAGGTGTTTGTATTTTGCTAATAGGCCGGCCagacctcctcttcctcttcctcctcttccttctcctcctcctcctccttttcagTCCATTTTGTCCCCTCTCTGCTCCCGTAGAGGCTGTACAGGAACAACGTTGTTAAAACTGTCTGCAGGACTGAGTTCACACAGACGACACAGTGATTCTGCTCAGATCTGCTCGGCTACactcagactgtgtgtgtgtgtgtgtgtgtgtgtgtgtgtgtgtgcgtgtgcgtgtgcatgtgtgcatggatgaatgtgtgtgtgacggtgatgatgatgatgatgatgtcagatcTGGTTCAGGGTCAGTTTGTGGACTGTGTGAATCAGCCCGTCTGTCTGCACTGTTCTGGATCAGATGATACTTTTCTTAATAAAGACTCGACACAAACTCACGTCTGCTGTCGTCTCTCAGTTCATTTCACTGTCAGATTATCAGTCATGTTGTTTAGAGCTGTAATTAaccattattgtcattattgattcatcgtTTTATCTATAAATAGTCAAAATAGGGGAAAATTcaggttatatatatatatatatagagggAGAGAcgaggtgacgtcttcaaatatccaaaatcctaaaataaaagaaaagcttcaaaGTTTTACATTGTTgctttgatttattgattattaaaatagtttttgattaattttctgttgatcgactgatcatttcagctctgaTATTGTCATAAACTCTTGTCATGACAGGAAACGTCAGTTTCTTCATTGATAAATGTCAATTTTTCCCCTCGATTAATTAAATTAAGtctaaaacaaaagaaaaagacgACGTCATTATATCCAGTATCCAGAGTTCTGTTAGATGAATAAAAGCTCTGAATGTTTGAGACTGATCGATCAAAATAGTTTccaattttctttcaatcaactGATTAATCAGCCAGTTGAAGCTCTAAATGCCCAACAAATCCTTTTTCAACACCTGAGTAATGTAtagaggtgatgatgatgatgatgatgattgtttaTTAAGGACGGATGATCTGACTGTCAGCACCCAGATGCTCATTTTGCATCTTTGTGGTATTCTGCAGGTTAACATGAGCTCTAACGTTCCTGCtgttgtctataaaatatagaaaacatcaaaacaaacctGCTTCTGTTTCTGACAGCAGAACTGTTCTAAACTCATATTTAAGTTAAAATATTCTCCACCTTATAAAACACTCAAAGATTCAACCTGTAACAAAACTCCTGAGTGACTAAAACATCCAACTCTAATAACTAATATCtgtttaaaaagcagctgatgaatcattattggatttttataaACCTGCAAAATGTAGAATAAGaaatctaaatgaaaaaaaagctgaaaatgcaGTTAAACTGAGGTTTAAGTGTCTTCATGAAAACACGTttgactttcaaaataaaagacactCAGCGATCATCCACTCTTTAATAAACACATCTACAGTTCAGGCAGTGAGAAGCATTGGACAACAATCAAGTGGAGCAGGACTGAACGGAACCTGAACCCGGTGTGTTCTGGACCACCGAGTCTGGTTCACATTGTGCTGATTCAGCACTCATTATGAACCTCGACTCAGCTGCTTTTACAGGCTGCTGGCAGGAAGTTGATCCCAGATGTGACAGGACTGAGCTCCAGTCAGTGGTTGATACCATCTCATCTCATGTCAGGACAAagttagcgtagcttagcataaagactggaagcggggggaaactgctagccaAACAATTcctctaaaactcactgatgatgttttatcTTCATCTACgttgtaaggtcattatgaagggatctaatggtcagtatgaacaggaggaatgattacagcatcataatgttcatttgggctcctgactgttgttttaagacacactggtcctttaaactgTGTCGTCTTATATTTGTGATATAAAACCTAAACGTTGCTCAGCGTCGTCCTGCTTcactaataaaaacaactacGAGACAGAAACTCAAGTCAAGTCTTGTCAGATGTTCAGATTCAGCGTCGAGGCGGCGAAGGCCTCCAGTCAgggtcggggggggggggttgatgcTGCATTCAGGTGATACTGTAAAAATCTGAAATACCTCTGTGATCACAGGAGAAACGTTTCATCCAACAGATCAGCTGTGAAAATATGTGTTGAATTTGACCAAAAACAGAAACTGTTCCATATTATTATTTGAAGTATTTTGACTCTGGATTCACATTTATCACGttaagtttcagttttacagGATTTCATGTTGTGccacaacacatttttactttatctTGTGAAATTCTGATTGAACTTTCTGAGACTAAACGTCCAAAAGATCTGATGAACACAGATTGAACTGAACTCTGCAGTCAAAACGTTTTCAGACTGATAACTgggaataaaaaataaattaaataaattgtcTGAGTTTAAGCTTTACATTAACTTTGCCTGTTTTAAATCAGGAACCATCTGATGAAAAGTCAATAAGATTTTAACTGTGTCCTCATACAAACTCTACACAGGTTCTGGAGGATGTTCACACGGGAAAAAGTGACCAAATAAAGTTCAATATGTCAATATTACActataatacaaaataaatagagGAGCTACTGACAGCTGGAAAGTCTGAGCTTTCAGCTCGATGCTACAGACGCTTCTGTCAGTTCTCCaaaagattctttttttttttttatcatattctAATTTAAAGCTTaaatacaaaccagttttaaTTTCTCAAATACAGATTCAGATTTACtaagttttaatttaaaatatccTCTAACAAGCTGCTGTTTTAAACTAAAGCTGTTTATTCAGAACAGACTTCAGTTGATGTGAATCTGACAAGACTGAAGTTTCTGAaggaaaacattaaattaattattaatcctGTCTGAAGTAAAACACGTAACTtcctttttaaccctttaagaTCACATCCAggtcatattgtgcacctatttaacaaCATATGCCAAGAATATTCTTatattcttatatcaaaatttaatcatgttttcttcctgtaaaatgttGACGTAGGCTTGAATCAACCAGTTTCAATTTCATGACATCCACCCGtcaatcaatcttcaactgTTAGCGGCACAGAGCGAAGATTCATTATGACACGTTCAGATCAACTTCCTGTTTTACTCAGAAATACGTCACAATACAGAGGTGAAATACTCTGGAAACATCGTTTCATCTGGATTTAAAACATCTGAGTTCAGTTGAGGATTTTGTAGAATCTAAAAGCAGGTTTCCTGTTTAACTATGTGAGTTTAAATCTTCCTGCTGCTGTGGACATAAACATGACATCTGATTGGTCGTAATCTGATCAAAGAACATGCGTCAcgaaaacaaaataaataaagttttgttttggtcCTGACTTCAGAAACGTGTGAGAAGTTGACCGAGCAGCACCTGAATGCACCATCATTAAACAttcaacactgtgtgtgtggtggggggtggtggtggtggcggtggcggTGGCGGTGGGGGGTGATTGGCAGGTGGTGGGCGTGTCTCAGCAGGTGACTGGTGGCTGGTGATTGGCTGTGTTTCATGCATCTGTGATGATTCCTCtgcaggaaagaaaaacatcttcagTGAGGCGTTTAAAGCACCTAAAGAGCCGTTTCACTGTTTTAACGAGACTCAGGTGTCCTGCGGCGCCGTACCTGTGCAGAGGGAGGCGCTGTGGAGAGGGGGGCGGGCtcagaggggagggggggggcgtGGCCTATCCTCTGCTGTTTGGTAGACGACTCTTTCCAATCCTGTCGATCGGAGCCGGATTGACTCGTCGTTGTGACGCTTGGACTGCTttgctgtaaacacaaaaaggaGACAGATTCAACCCTCTGGTGAACACTAGTGAAGAGAAGCACAAACCGATTGGACTTCCCAACATATGACGCAGTTACAATGAACTCCACCTTTATAAGTATTGCTGATATATTAATACTGACAGGGGCCTCTCTGCATAAtgagtatatttatttttacctcTGCTTGTTTGACCCCGGTTTGGTTTCCATGGAGGTGACTGACAGGCGGTCCAGCGGCACGTTGTTGCCGGGGaaactcctcttcctctttggcTCCATGACGTCGTTCTCCATCCTCACCAGGTGGTCCACTCGGAGCAGCTTCGCCGTTAGCTCCTCCCCCGCCTTCACCGCTCCATGACGGGGCCGAAGAGCCGGCAGAGACCTGGACACGGGCCGGTCTACGTCCTGGAACACAAGGACAGAGAGGAATAAGGCTATACGCTGTGTGttcttgataactcaacaagATGATGGTTAATGTTAAAGCTattagttttaattatttctccttcgattctgtgaaataaagtttttttgtctACTGTTTATAGTCAACAGCATCTCAGAGACTATTTATAGgttttattttaccttttagGTGGTTGGTAGTTAAAAGTTCCTACAATGCAACTGTGATAAATCAGAAATTAATTTTACAGGCCCTTCTTGTTAAGCACAATAAACCAAATTTAAATTTCTTCTTGTGTCTAATCTTTTTAATCCTCTTCAGCTTTGAGCTTCATGTGAAATCAGCGGTTCAGTCCAGTTTTTTCAACTAAAGGAGCAAAAATCAGAGCGTTGCTACGACCCAAACATTTAGAAAAGGTCGTCCATGCTTATATTACATCACAATGTGTCTACTATAACACCTTGTTCATCTACATCAACAAATCTTTATCTGAACTCTGCAggtttttaacaaaaacaaaacttcaaagacgacttaaaggacgagttcacagtaattgcagtgtgtgttaaaccagcagtcaggtgtctgtaatcattcctcctgttcatactggatattaaaagatccttcaaatgtgctttcaatggaagtgatggaggccaaaatccacagtgtgtccacacagtcatttaaaagttgatgtgaagcttctattcagcttcatcagtctgagttagtcatatcaagtggatatctgacacatttacagtctttttagcatcaaattccctctttgtgtttcctcggacagtgtttccctgttgagctgcaggtggaagtatagtaacaaaaagaggaactttgacactaaaaagactgtaacgttgaaagatatctaaaCATAACACAAGAAGTAAGGAAAtatgtgtttggtagattatttctttgttgtaacaatgcttcttggcaataaatcttaaactgttggaaagcctgtttatttcccaaatcagagaagatttggcaaatttttcatgggcgtAACCcgcatactcagctctgctgctcatcccacaaatgcacGTTCCTTACAAAcatggcaccatttaaaagggaaataaacaggctttctaacgatataagatttattgccaagaagcatcgttacaacaaagaaataatctaccaaacactaATTTCCTTACTTTTGTGCTGAGTTTACTTGATTTAACTCATTTcgacgctgaagcttcatattagcttcagataaacttttgaatacatttttgtacagaaggaggactgtggattttgttccccatcacttccattgtaagtgcattatgaagagatcttctaatggtcagtatgaacatgtttca
This region of Thunnus maccoyii chromosome 6, fThuMac1.1, whole genome shotgun sequence genomic DNA includes:
- the LOC121899022 gene encoding POU domain, class 4, transcription factor 2-like translates to MMKCQDTHTHTVEKERSTGSDVTGVEAADWTGDSRAAAIKPDVKPRDTETQKRRPETLLFISELQLLTEDAVLWLFAVLLSVHQSAALQRRRIQSPTSISTGRRPARVQVSAGSSAPSWSGEGGGGANGEAAPSGPPGEDGERRHGAKEEEEFPRQQRAAGPPVSHLHGNQTGVKQAEQSSPSVTTTSQSGSDRQDWKESSTKQQRIGHAPPLPSEPAPLSTAPPSAQRNHHRCMKHSQSPATSHLLRHAHHLPITPHRHRHRHHHHPPPHTQC